The genomic stretch ATGGTGAGGATGTTAAGAAAATTAATGACAATGTATTTTATGTAAAAAATGCAGCCTACACCACATGCAGTCATGAACATCCACATTTTGAAATTAAAACCAACAAAGCAAAGGTAGTAGCGGGAGATAAAATTATTACCCGGTTTGCATACCTCGAAGTTTTGGACGTACCTACCCCGTTGATTGTTCCGTTTGGATTTTTTCCAACCACCGAAACTCGAAAGTCTGGGATAATAATTCCTGCATATGGGCGAAACTTAAACCGTGGATACTTTCTTACCAATGGTGGATATTATTGGGCCATAAACGATTATTTGGATCTTACTCTTACAGGAGATGCCTATAGCCAAGGGGGATGGGGGTTAAATGGGCGAACCAATTATCGTAAGCGCTATAAATACTCGGGTAATTTTGGAATGAGTTACAGCAAGGTAAGGTATGGAAGAGAGGAGTTTCTGGATTACGGGAGCCAGTTTTTTGCCGATAATTCTCAGTTTGCTGTAAACTGGAGTCATCAGCAAGATGCCAAGGCTAATCCAAGTTTGCGCTTTTCCGCTAATGTAAACTTGAGTTCGGCTAATTATTTCAAACTAAATAGTACGGATAGAGACGAGGTGCTTCAAAATACAGCCAATTCAAGTATTAGTTTAAATAAAAGCTGGGTTGGTAAGCCTTATAACCTTACAGCTACATTAAATCATTCTCAAAATAATACTACCAATGATATGACGGTAACCTTGCCGGATGTAAACTTTTCGGTAAACCGTCAATTTCCTTTCAAGCGAAAAAATGCTGTAGGTAGTAAAAAGTGGTTTGAAGAAATTGGGTATTCTTATAACGTGACAGGGAAAAACGAAATCCGTACTAAAATGGGTAAGCCATTTTTTACTGAAACTGTATTTGCTGATAGTGCTCGTAATGGTGTTCGCCACAGTATTCCTATTAGTGCCAACTACAAGGTGTTTAAAAACTTTGTATTGAACCCAAGTATTAATTATACGGAGCGCTGGTATTTTGAGCGTTCAGAATGGGGGTTTGTAGACTCAATCGATGGAAGAGCTGTGAATCAGGCACGGGTGGTTGATACGACAAAAGGTTTTTATGGTGTACGTGACTTTAGTGTGAATGCCAACTTAAGTACCAAACTATATGGACAATGGAATTATAAAGGATTTGTAAAAGCCATAAGGCATGTGATGACACCTACAGTAGGGCTTTCCTATCGCCCTGATTTTTCTACAGAATTTTGGGGATATTATCAGGATGTACAGGTAGATACTTTAGGGAATACTGAAAGGAGAAACATGTACAATTATGGGCTTTATGGATCTGCTGGTGAGGGGGTGCAGGGTAATGTAAACTTCTCTTTGCTCAATACATTGGAATCTAAAATTCGCGATAAGCAAGATAGTACTGGAGCTAAAAAAGTGAAGATTTTGGAGAGACTAAGTTTGACTACATCCTATAATGTAGCTGCTGAAGAGTTTAAATGGTCCAATGTGAATCTTACCATGTCTTCTTCGATCTTTAAAGGTTTGATATCTCTAAACTATTCGGCTGTTTTTGATCTCTATGGCTATGATGAAATAGAGGGGCAACGAGTAAATGAATTTGCTATTGATGTAAATGGTAAGCTATTGCGTACTACTAGCCAGCGTTTTACAACAGGAATTAATTTGGATCAAAGTAGGTTTAGCAAAAAGGAAAATAGCCAGAAAAGTGATGAGGATAAGCAGTCGCAAGGACCGCTTGCAGACCCTGGTTTTGCCAATGATTTGGGAATTACGGCAGGGGATATAAATTACTACAATACCCGCCAAAGAGTGGATTTTTCTTTGCCTTGGTCGGCAAATGTTAATTACAACCTTACTAAAAGTTATAATGGCTTGGATGCTGTGGTTCGTCAATCGGCAGACATGAATGCCAACTTTGAAATAACTAAAAACTGGAGAGCAGGGATGAGCACTGGTTATGATATTGAAGCCAAAGATTTTACCTACACCTCTTTTGATTTTTATCGAAACCTTCATTGCTGGGAAATCCGTTGCTCATGGGTTCCATTTGGCTTGCAGCAATCTTATACCATTGGTATAAATGTAAAAGCACAAACGCTGAAAGACTTGAAGCTAGAGCGTGTAAGAGGAATTGGAGATTTTGAACGTTAAGATTCCAACCAGTTTTTTATAATCTGAAGGCCACCCTCGGTCATAATCGATTCCGGGTGAAACTGCACTCCGCACACAGCGTATTTATGATGCTCTAAACTCATCACAGTTCCCATTTCCGATTTTGAAGTAATAACTAATTCCTCTGGAAGGGATTTTTCGTCAATGGCCCATGAGTGGTAAAGTCCCACTTTAAATTCTGAGGGTAAATCCTTTAATAGTTTGGAAGGTGTTGTTTGTTTCACATTTCGGAAAATACCATGAGCTACTAACTGTTGATTATATAGTTTTCCCCCAAAAAATTCGGCTATAGCCTGACAGCCCAAGCAAACCCCAAATATGTTTTTTGTTTTATGATACTTTTCTAAAACCATCATTGTAATGCCAGCAGCTACTGGTAACCCTGGTCCTGGGGAAATAATGATGTGCGAAAATTCATCAACTTCCTCTAAAGAAATTTCATCGTTGCGTTTTACCACCACATCATCACATAGCTGATCTACATAGTGGAAAAGATTGTAGGTAAACGAATCGTAATTGTCGAGTATCAGAACTTTCACAAGTAAAATGCTTCTTTTGGTGGCGGCTGCAAATAGAAGAAATTGCTTTGAATTATTAAGAAAATAATACAAGTGTACAGGATGCTGTACTTTTGTATCTTTGTGAAAATAATTATACCATGGAAGTGACCAATCTTACAGACTTTAGGAGAAACATGAAGAGCTATTTTGAACGGGTTTTCAATTTACGAGTGCCCTTATTTATAAGTAGGCCCAAGGGTGAAGATATGGTGCTGATGAGCAAAAGTGATTATGAAAGTATGCAGGAAACTTTTTATCTACTGAAAAGTCCAAAGAATGCAGACAGGTTGTTAGCCGCCATTGAAGAAGACAAGCAGGGAGAAGCCACAGTCCATGATTTACAAGAATAAATGAAGGTTGCGTTCCTTAATCAAGCGTGGGAAGATTATACCTATTGGCAAAAGCATGACAAAAGAATGCTCAGGAAAATTAATGAGCTCTTGAAGGATATTTATCGCTCTCCATTTGAAGGTATTGGAAATCCCGAACCTCTAAAGCACGACCTTTCTGGTTATTGGTCTCGAAGAATAAATTTGGAACATCGCTTGGTGTATAGAATGAATGACGATGAAATCCGAGTTGTACAGTGCAGGTATCACTATTAAAATGTTGAATATCGATCGGGATATTTACCTAATTCATACTTACATTGAGTCAAAATAAAATCGATAATGAAAAAGATAATTACCTCTACCAAAGCCCCAACTCCCATTGGCCCATATAATCAAGCCGTTTTGGCAAATGGTACTCTTTATATTTCCGGGCAAATAGCATTAAACCCTGAAACGGGAGAGCTTATGGATAACACTATTCAGGAGGAAACCGAGTGGGTAATGAAGCACTTGGGGAGTATTTTGGCTGAAGCTGGAATGGATTATTCCAACCTAGTAAAGTGCAGCATTTTTATAAAAGACATGGGGCAGTTTGCACAAATTAATGAAGTATATGCAAAGTACTTTAAGGCCGATCCACCAGCCAGAGAAACTGTAGAAGTAGCTTGCTTGCCCAAAAACGTAAATGTTGAGATTTCGGGGATTGCCGTGAAATAATAATCACCGTTTAATTGTTTGTTTGGACGCTAAGGTTTAAGTGAAGATTTTCTGCATGCACTGACTAGCATTAGGTGTAAGCCTACTATTTATTTCTTGTAAGATTTTATGCATAAAGTTTAATCTAAAAATGTACTTCTTTGTAAGTGATAAATTTTGGAAATGAGAGGTAGATACAATAAGCATGCGCTAATAGCAGGAGGTGTGGTTGCCCTTTGTGGGGGCACAGTAATGGTTGGATGGCTTACCCGGACAGACATTTTATTAAGCCTTATTCCTAATCTTGAAACTATGAAGTGGAATACGGCTGTTGGTTTTGTTCTGGCAGGAATTATCTTATGTCTACAATCATTTTCTTTTTCCAAGCGCAGTGTAGTTATAAAGAGTTTATCTATTCTTCTAGTTCTTTTTGGTGCTTTGCACATTTATCAAGGTTTGTATGAAACCAATTTGGGTATTGACGAACTATTTGTGGAAGATTATATAGCAAGAAGTAAAGGAGGTATTTATCCTGGAAGAATGTCCATTAGTACGGCATTTTGCTTCTTTTTATTAGGCTTGGCTCAATTGTGTTTTTTTTATAAAAATAAACTTTGCCCGTTTGTTAGTTCCTTTTTTAATCATGTGGTAATATTTGTGGCATTGGTCTCAATTGTCGGCTATATGTATGAGATTCCAGCTTTTCATAAGCTTACATTTTTGGTTTCCATGGCTCTTCACACCTCCATTGGCTTTTTGGTGCTCGGTTTTTTCTTTCAGATGAACACACCACAATGGGGTTTGACCGCTTTATTTTTTGGTGATAAGGTTGGGCAAATAATGGCTCGAAATCTCTTTCCACTGCTTACCATATTGGTATTGTTTCTTGGTGTAGCTTGGGTTAATGCTCATCGCTTAGGGCTGATAAGCATGGAGTTTGGTATTAGTCTTTTTGTATTACTTTTTTTGGTGGTTGGTCTTTTTATGATTTGGTTTACAGCAACTTCTCTAAATAAAGTAGATAAAGGAAGGCGGAAAGCGGAAGCTGCCCTGAAAGAAGCAAACGCAAAACTTGAATTAAAAGTAATGCAAAGGACAGCTGCTCTTAGTGATATAAATACCGAACTTCAAAAGAGTAATGAAAGGAATAAAATTTTTGTAAGTCAAGCCCCCAATGCTATTGCAATGTTTGATACAGAGATGAAATACATTGCTGCTTCTGAGAAATGGTATGAGGATTATGATCTATTTGGAAAGGATATTATAGGTAAATCTCATTATGATATATTTCCTGAAATAGGTGACGATTGGAAAGAAATTCATACGAAATGCCAGCAGGGAGACGTAAACAAATGTGATGAGGCTGGTTTTGAAAGAGAAGACGGGTCTATGCAGTGGATAAAATGGGAAGTTAGGCCATGGTACTCATCTCCAGATGACATTGGTGGAATCCTGATGTATACAGAAGATATTACCACACAAAAAATTAGAGAACAAGAAAAAAGACGTATCGAAGAGATATTGTCAAAAACCTCTGATATTGCCAGAATTGGGGTTTGGGATTTAGATTTAGCAGATAAAAAGGTTAACTGGGATAAGGTAACAAAGGAAATTCATGAGGTAGAAGAGGATTATGTACCGGAATTTAAAACCGCTATAGATTTTTATAAAGAAGGTAAAAGCAGAGATGCTATTAAATCCATGGTAGATCATACAGCAGAAACGGGTGCACCCTTTGATGCTGAGCTGGAGATAACTACAGCCTCAGGAAGAAGCAAATGGATAAGGACAATTGGACAAGCTGAATATGACAAAGGAGAATGCATCAGGTTATATGGGCTTTTTCAGGATATTGATCAAATAAAAAATGCTCAATATGCATTGGATAAGGTAAATCAGGAATTGACAGCTATTCTTGATTCCGGTACCAATGT from Owenweeksia hongkongensis DSM 17368 encodes the following:
- a CDS encoding putative LPS assembly protein LptD produces the protein MLKFIILLTVIVGFVVPSFGQVVPSDSLPAIDSVAQALDSTTATGVLDSLYQDTPVSNKVRLSTDSIYSTPVSRPSDDGGFLTSKVEYTASDSIVGSLDIGEAYLYNEAKVSYENMTITAGYIQINFDNSEVYATGLRDTSGAVVQKPIFIEGGKSYRADTMRYNFDSKKAKIKRVITKEGEGFLHGEDVKKINDNVFYVKNAAYTTCSHEHPHFEIKTNKAKVVAGDKIITRFAYLEVLDVPTPLIVPFGFFPTTETRKSGIIIPAYGRNLNRGYFLTNGGYYWAINDYLDLTLTGDAYSQGGWGLNGRTNYRKRYKYSGNFGMSYSKVRYGREEFLDYGSQFFADNSQFAVNWSHQQDAKANPSLRFSANVNLSSANYFKLNSTDRDEVLQNTANSSISLNKSWVGKPYNLTATLNHSQNNTTNDMTVTLPDVNFSVNRQFPFKRKNAVGSKKWFEEIGYSYNVTGKNEIRTKMGKPFFTETVFADSARNGVRHSIPISANYKVFKNFVLNPSINYTERWYFERSEWGFVDSIDGRAVNQARVVDTTKGFYGVRDFSVNANLSTKLYGQWNYKGFVKAIRHVMTPTVGLSYRPDFSTEFWGYYQDVQVDTLGNTERRNMYNYGLYGSAGEGVQGNVNFSLLNTLESKIRDKQDSTGAKKVKILERLSLTTSYNVAAEEFKWSNVNLTMSSSIFKGLISLNYSAVFDLYGYDEIEGQRVNEFAIDVNGKLLRTTSQRFTTGINLDQSRFSKKENSQKSDEDKQSQGPLADPGFANDLGITAGDINYYNTRQRVDFSLPWSANVNYNLTKSYNGLDAVVRQSADMNANFEITKNWRAGMSTGYDIEAKDFTYTSFDFYRNLHCWEIRCSWVPFGLQQSYTIGINVKAQTLKDLKLERVRGIGDFER
- a CDS encoding anthranilate synthase component II — protein: MKVLILDNYDSFTYNLFHYVDQLCDDVVVKRNDEISLEEVDEFSHIIISPGPGLPVAAGITMMVLEKYHKTKNIFGVCLGCQAIAEFFGGKLYNQQLVAHGIFRNVKQTTPSKLLKDLPSEFKVGLYHSWAIDEKSLPEELVITSKSEMGTVMSLEHHKYAVCGVQFHPESIMTEGGLQIIKNWLES
- a CDS encoding type II toxin-antitoxin system Phd/YefM family antitoxin, with the translated sequence MEVTNLTDFRRNMKSYFERVFNLRVPLFISRPKGEDMVLMSKSDYESMQETFYLLKSPKNADRLLAAIEEDKQGEATVHDLQE
- a CDS encoding Txe/YoeB family addiction module toxin, which produces MKVAFLNQAWEDYTYWQKHDKRMLRKINELLKDIYRSPFEGIGNPEPLKHDLSGYWSRRINLEHRLVYRMNDDEIRVVQCRYHY
- a CDS encoding RidA family protein; the encoded protein is MKKIITSTKAPTPIGPYNQAVLANGTLYISGQIALNPETGELMDNTIQEETEWVMKHLGSILAEAGMDYSNLVKCSIFIKDMGQFAQINEVYAKYFKADPPARETVEVACLPKNVNVEISGIAVK
- a CDS encoding PAS domain S-box protein is translated as MRGRYNKHALIAGGVVALCGGTVMVGWLTRTDILLSLIPNLETMKWNTAVGFVLAGIILCLQSFSFSKRSVVIKSLSILLVLFGALHIYQGLYETNLGIDELFVEDYIARSKGGIYPGRMSISTAFCFFLLGLAQLCFFYKNKLCPFVSSFFNHVVIFVALVSIVGYMYEIPAFHKLTFLVSMALHTSIGFLVLGFFFQMNTPQWGLTALFFGDKVGQIMARNLFPLLTILVLFLGVAWVNAHRLGLISMEFGISLFVLLFLVVGLFMIWFTATSLNKVDKGRRKAEAALKEANAKLELKVMQRTAALSDINTELQKSNERNKIFVSQAPNAIAMFDTEMKYIAASEKWYEDYDLFGKDIIGKSHYDIFPEIGDDWKEIHTKCQQGDVNKCDEAGFEREDGSMQWIKWEVRPWYSSPDDIGGILMYTEDITTQKIREQEKRRIEEILSKTSDIARIGVWDLDLADKKVNWDKVTKEIHEVEEDYVPEFKTAIDFYKEGKSRDAIKSMVDHTAETGAPFDAELEITTASGRSKWIRTIGQAEYDKGECIRLYGLFQDIDQIKNAQYALDKVNQELTAILDSGTNVSIISTDLDGVITHFSKGAEALLRYSMEEMVGITTPNVLHCEEEVHDRGMALSTEYGRDIRGFDVFTEAVKRGGYENREWTYISKDERRFPVQLAVTGIRDSNGNLKGYLGVATDISEIKQKEERLKEANENLEALAARLTNQNRQLANFAQITSHNLRAPVSNLLALLNLYNDSTDQADRDMLIEKFGTVITHLFETLNDLMEALKIQEQTPQQTEQVSFQKVFDKTLELLSGQILEHQIQVDFEFDEASEIRYNSDYMDSIFLNLMSNAIKYRSTNRQAWMSVKTLRDEEGNIELHVEDNGLGINMKRHAEKLFGLHKTFHRNPDAKGVGLYLTKTQIVAMGGNIKAYSEIDKGTKFVIKFNKSK